A section of the Branchiostoma lanceolatum isolate klBraLanc5 chromosome 19, klBraLanc5.hap2, whole genome shotgun sequence genome encodes:
- the LOC136425990 gene encoding somatostatin receptor type 2-like, protein MDNNYIGNIARCIICTLGMAANLLILYIVARYPSMRTACNVYVANLAATDFLFCLVTLTQSIVIISDPPYLVGETELVFPLVYLRSCDVSRVILVFLASTSIFLLTVIAVERYRAITNPLSCRQHGTVKHAVKTCAAVWLVAALAAAIDTIARNIVTDDWTFTSASLHASCVLLKTESSDASDPFFIMVLLCFLFLYVLPICVMIPLHVHILVKLRQSRRLAVRETRSGDQAFLMVFVVTVLFLVNWLPFHIISFLIHLLHSKEEHVAIIVALAFAVINSVANPFLYALLGKKVHARVKKMFCCKQDTRPTIQAIQAGQSRATATGQTTGGTEQTQAIDGIGKNQVTDEAEQAQATGIATHAQAAGETEHAQATDKNGQAQATCGTEQAQATGETEQAQATDKNGQAQATCGTEQAQAQATGETEQAQATGGTGRAHDTCGTKPK, encoded by the coding sequence ATGGATAACAACTATATCGGCAACATTGCTCGCTGCATCATCTGTACCTTAGGTATGGCGGCGAACCTGCTCATCTTATACATCGTAGCCCGCTACCCCTCCATGAGGACCGCATGTAACGTGTATGTAGCCAACCTGGCAGCAACCGACTTCCTTTTCTGCCTCGTCACCCTCACCCAATCCATTGTGATAATTTCAGACCCACCTTATTTAGTGGGGGAAACGGAACTAGTATTTCCTTTGGTGTACCTTCGAAGCTGTGACGTCAGCCGTGTGATCTTGGTTTTCCTTGCCTCTACAAGCATCTTCCTGCTGACAGTCATCGCTGTGGAGCGATATAGGGCGATTACAAACCCGCTGAGTTGCAGACAACACGGGACTGTGAAACACGCGGTGAAAACCTGTGCTGCGGTGTGGCTAGTGGCCGCCCTGGCTGCAGCTATAGACACGATCGCCAGGAACATTGTCACGGACGACTGGACCTTCACAAGCGCTAGTCTACATGCCTCGTGTGTCCTGTTAAAGACTGAGTCGTCTGATGCCAGCGACCCTTTTTTTATCATGGTACTCTTGTGCTTTTTATTCCTCTACGTTTTGCCCATCTGTGTGATGATTCCCCTGCACGTTCATATATTGGTCAAATTGAGGCAGTCGCGCCGTTTGGCGGTGAGGGAGACCAGGTCGGGTGACCAAGCGTTTCTCATGGTGTTTGTTGTGACTGTTTTGTTTCTCGTCAACTGGCTTCCTTTCCACATCATTTCTTTCCTTATTCACCTGCTTCATTCAAAAGAAGAGCACGTTGCGATCATAGTGGCGCTTGCCTTCGCCGTGATCAACTCCGTTGCCAATCCGTTTCTCTACGCTCTTCTTGGGAAGAAGGTTCATGCCAGAGTCAAGAAGATGTTCTGCTGTAAACAGGATACAAGGCCAACGATACAGGCCATCCAGGCAGGACAGTCCCGAGCTACAGCGACAGGACAGACTACAGGTGGGACAGAACAGACCCAGGCTATAGACGGGATAGGAAAGAACCAGGTTACCGACGAGGCAGAACAGgcccaggctacaggcattgcAACACATGCCCAGGCTGCAGGCGAGACAGAACATGCCCAGGCTACAGACAAAAACGGACAGGCTCAAGCTACATGCGGGACAGAACAGGCACAGGCTACAGGCGAGACAGAACAGGCCCAGGCTACAGACAAAAACGGACAGGCCCAAGCTACATGCGGGACAGAACAGGCACAGGCACAGGCTACAGGCGAGACAGAACAGGCACAGGCTACAGGCGGGACAGGCCGGGCACATGATACATGCGGGACAAAGCCCAAATGA